The following proteins are co-located in the Nocardioides piscis genome:
- a CDS encoding MarR family winged helix-turn-helix transcriptional regulator, producing MNDASRDPRWLDEVQQRSWRALVIGTTLLMDRLDDDLRRNFNISLTEYEILVRLSEREGRSLRMAQLADALAHSRSRVTHTIARMERAGWVVRAATPEDGRGIVATMTDAGLELLEKAAPMHVEGVRSYLVDVAADDDFVALGRVMDAVADELISGHPEMEIR from the coding sequence ATGAATGATGCGTCTCGGGATCCACGTTGGCTCGATGAGGTCCAGCAGCGCTCCTGGCGCGCCCTCGTCATCGGGACCACCCTGTTGATGGACCGTCTCGACGACGACCTTCGGCGCAACTTCAACATCTCGCTCACCGAGTACGAGATCCTGGTCCGCCTCTCCGAGCGTGAGGGCCGCAGCCTGCGTATGGCGCAGCTCGCCGACGCGCTGGCCCACTCGCGCAGTCGCGTCACGCACACCATCGCCCGGATGGAACGCGCCGGCTGGGTCGTCCGTGCGGCCACGCCCGAGGACGGGCGCGGGATCGTCGCGACGATGACCGACGCCGGGCTGGAGCTCCTGGAGAAGGCCGCGCCGATGCACGTCGAGGGCGTCCGCTCCTACCTTGTCGACGTCGCCGCCGACGACGACTTCGTCGCGTTGGGCCGCGTCATGGACGCCGTCGCCGACGAGCTCATCTCGGGGCACCCGGAGATGGAGATCCGCTGA